Genomic window (Cellulosilyticum lentocellum DSM 5427):
AAGCTTCTACCTTTTCAAGAGATTCTGATTTCATAATAAATAGTCCACCACTCATATCATCTTTAAGCCCAGACATTAATATGAGGCCTTCATCCATTGCTTTTTTAGAATATGCCATGTGTTCTTTCATGATATTGTCATTCATTAGTTCTGCATTCTTTATTATACCTTCAACAATAAAGTACTTCATTTTTATCATCCTCCTTTAATCGTATTAGCCTATTTTTCGTAAATAATTAATCTTCTTTATTTTAATCCTCCTTGACTAATATAAACAAG
Coding sequences:
- a CDS encoding YciI family protein — its product is MKYFIVEGIIKNAELMNDNIMKEHMAYSKKAMDEGLILMSGLKDDMSGGLFIMKSESLEKVEAYLTSEPLKLANIQDYRVIEFAPHYFNQSPSEWFNS